Proteins encoded by one window of Chrysiogenes arsenatis DSM 11915:
- a CDS encoding GTP-binding protein, whose product MKVITVAGPPSSGKTSVILGVIDALKQHQKVGVVKFDCLNTDDDKLYEKRGVPVKKGLSGSMCPDHFFVSNIEECVQWGIAQGVDILISESAGLCNRCSPHIKDVKAVCVIDNLSGVATPKKIGPMLKSADIVVITKGDIVSQAEREVFAYRVKNVNPNAIILHVNGITGQGAYELATVFTDAPEDITMNGKQLRFSMPSALCSYCLGETRIGASYQMGNVRKMEMKE is encoded by the coding sequence ATGAAAGTGATTACCGTCGCCGGGCCGCCATCTTCGGGAAAAACATCGGTTATTCTCGGTGTAATTGATGCGCTCAAACAGCACCAAAAAGTTGGCGTGGTAAAGTTTGACTGTCTGAACACTGATGACGATAAACTCTACGAAAAGCGGGGAGTTCCCGTCAAAAAAGGGCTTTCCGGCTCCATGTGCCCTGACCACTTTTTCGTCAGCAATATTGAAGAGTGCGTACAGTGGGGCATCGCGCAGGGGGTGGATATCCTGATCAGCGAATCGGCTGGGCTGTGCAACCGCTGTTCGCCACACATTAAAGATGTGAAAGCCGTCTGCGTGATCGATAACCTCAGTGGAGTTGCTACTCCGAAAAAGATCGGCCCAATGCTCAAATCTGCCGACATTGTGGTGATCACCAAAGGCGATATCGTGTCGCAAGCCGAACGGGAAGTGTTCGCCTACCGCGTCAAAAACGTCAACCCGAATGCGATTATCCTGCACGTCAACGGTATCACCGGACAAGGGGCATACGAACTGGCCACGGTATTTACGGACGCGCCGGAAGACATCACCATGAATGGGAAGCAACTACGCTTTTCGATGCCGTCGGCGCTCTGCTCGTATTGCCTTGGCGAAACGCGCATTGGCGCATCGTACCAGATGGGCAACGTGCGTAAAATGGAAATGAAGGAGTAG